The following proteins are co-located in the Mus pahari chromosome 14, PAHARI_EIJ_v1.1, whole genome shotgun sequence genome:
- the Ccl5 gene encoding C-C motif chemokine 5: MKISAAALTIILTAAALCTPAPASPYGSDTTPCCFAYISLALPRAHVKEYFYTSSKCSNLAVVFVTRRNRQVCANPEKAWVQEYINYLEMS, encoded by the exons ATGAAGATCTCTGCAGCTGCCCTGACCATCATCCTCACTGCGGCCGCCCTCTGCACCCCTGCACCTGCCTCCCCAT atGGCTCAGACACCACTCCCTGCTGCTTTGCCTACATCTCCCTCGCGCTGCCACGTGCCCATGTCAAGGAGTATTTCTACACCAGCAGCAAGTGCTCCAACCTTGCAGTCGT GTTTGTCACTCGAAGGAACCGTCAAGTGTGTGCCAACCCAGAGAAGGCATGGGTTCAAGAATACATCAACTATTTGGAGATGAGCTAG